Proteins encoded by one window of Pseudorca crassidens isolate mPseCra1 chromosome 3, mPseCra1.hap1, whole genome shotgun sequence:
- the LOC137220933 gene encoding methyl-CpG-binding domain protein 3-like 2B — protein MGEPEWTSFPSQPLPGKLKRNMMPETLEKKRQDHLAKAKQRHREGTALPMRLTSCIFKRQVTKITSHPDNAVRRRRCEGTLEKPQQACAFRRLQGLQVYSPEGEPFSTLDSAIIFGVIALRGAGESPGRAGAGSLHTSPETITTQCSDGAEMIPGLGLFLPQTLYRQRVTYADIRRQARKVKRARERLGMALRADRLARETERARSPEN, from the exons ATGGGGGAACCTGAATGGACCAGTTTTCCAAGCCAGCCTCTTCCG GGGAAGCTCAAAAGAAATATGATGCCTGAGACGTTGGAGAAGAAAAGACAAGACCATTTAGCCAAGGCCAAGCAGAGACATCGTGAAGGAACTGCACTTCCTATGAGGCTGACCAGCTGCATTTTCAAGAGGCAAGTCACGAAGATAACTTCTCATCCTGACAATGCAGTCAGGCGCCGTCGATGCGAGGGGACGTTGGAGAAGCCCCAGCAAGCCTGTGCATTCAGGAGACTGCAGGGGCTCCAGGTCTACAGCCCTGAAGGAGAACCTTTCAGCACGTTGGACAGCGCAATTATTTTCGGAGTAATTGCCCTGCGTGGTGCTGGTGAATCCCCGGGCCGTGCTGGTGCCGGGTCTCTGCACACCAGCCCTGAAACCATCACTACCCAGTGTTCAGACGGGGCAGAGATGATCCCAGGATTGGGTCTCTTCCTCCCACAGACCCTCTACAGGCAACGAGTAACATATGCAGATATTCGCCGACAGGCTCGGAAAGTGAAAAGAGCAAGGGAGAGACTGGGTATGGCCTTGAGGGCAGACAGGCTtgccagggagacagagagagccaGGAGCCCTGAGAACTAG